A section of the Flavobacterium ardleyense genome encodes:
- a CDS encoding type III pantothenate kinase, with protein MKLVIDIGNTLVKAAVFEQNTMMELEKFAKEELEKKLLNFFKNFPNIKDLVVSSVGNSDLLDNLPRQIRVHYLSNDWKFPFSNHYSTPKTLGADRMVLASGAVLQFPKQNRLIIDAGTCITYDFVDSSDCYQGGGISPGLGLRLKALHNYTAKLPLVALDNPEDFVGNSTKESILSGVVQGVVHEIDGFILEYQNRFPNIITIFTGGDAVFLAKRLKNTIFANSNFLLESLNQTFQYKITND; from the coding sequence ATGAAATTAGTAATTGACATTGGAAATACTTTGGTGAAAGCTGCTGTATTTGAGCAAAATACAATGATGGAATTAGAGAAATTCGCAAAAGAGGAGCTTGAAAAAAAACTTTTAAATTTTTTTAAAAATTTTCCAAATATTAAAGATTTGGTCGTTTCCTCGGTTGGAAATAGCGATTTATTGGATAATTTGCCTCGCCAAATAAGAGTGCATTACCTATCAAATGACTGGAAATTCCCTTTTAGTAATCATTATAGTACTCCAAAAACTTTGGGAGCAGACAGAATGGTGCTTGCATCGGGAGCGGTTTTGCAATTTCCGAAACAGAATCGGCTGATAATCGATGCGGGTACCTGTATAACTTACGACTTTGTAGATAGTAGCGATTGCTATCAAGGAGGTGGAATTTCGCCAGGTTTGGGATTGCGACTTAAGGCGCTTCATAATTATACTGCTAAACTGCCGTTAGTAGCTTTGGACAATCCAGAAGATTTTGTTGGCAATAGCACTAAAGAATCGATACTTAGCGGCGTGGTGCAGGGCGTTGTCCATGAGATTGATGGATTCATTTTGGAGTACCAAAATCGTTTTCCTAACATTATCACAATTTTTACCGGTGGCGATGCAGTTTTTTTGGCTAAAAGATTAAAAAATACCATATTTGCCAATTCAAATTTTCTATTAGAAAGTCTGAATCAAACTTTTCAATATAAAATCACAAATGATTAA